A region of the Syngnathus typhle isolate RoL2023-S1 ecotype Sweden unplaced genomic scaffold, RoL_Styp_1.0 HiC_scaffold_486, whole genome shotgun sequence genome:
GTGTCTTCACACATCTAGAAACACGCATGATGGATGGGTTTACTGACGACCCTTGCCCAAACATAACTGGGCTGCAGTAGACCCACGTATAtcaaatagaaaatggatgggtgtcATGTAATCCTAATCAGATTAGATGAATGAACCACGTGAAAGATAATGATGGTTATTATTTCCTTGTGGACACTTGCAACAAGATGGCGAAAAGGCTATGACAAATGGTTTAAATGACAGAAATGTTTTTGGGTGCACATGAAACTTCAGAGATTTAAATAAAACAACTGGAACAAAAGCCTCATGGCTGCATAAGGCTTCACCTGGCCACTACAGGTGGCCCTTGGCCCTGTCCACCTGACAGACCAAATCTCCCAGAGAAAATGGCTCGTAGTGATGGACTGCGACACGTTCCGGCTTACTGTTTGCACATATTGGGGATACTCTGTGACCGTAGACTCTTTGTCAACCGAGGCTCCCCTTTTGTTTGTAtgcaagcaattaaaaagtcgATTTTTCATCATACATCTCCTCCTTCTGCCTTCAGACACCCTCTCTGTGGATGTAAGGCCTCAAATCACCGACGTAAGCATGGACACCTGCTACTCCTGCATGAGTGAAGAGACCATCAGGTCCGACTCAGTCAACCAGACCCTGTGGAACGTGCTCATCCAGGCGTTCATCAGCAACGGCACACAAAGCAAAAACCGTAAGGGTGGGCTCAACCTAATGTCAAAAGACATCCTCTTACGGACTGCACCTCCCTCTCTTCGCAGTGACCACCTGTTCGGCCGACCTGCCCACCACACCCACTGCCTCTCCCACCACAGTGGCTCCAGTGACGAACACCACCACCAGTATGCCCACTCCGCCAACAACCCCTGCCCCAACCCTCCCCACACCCACCACTGGGAGGTTCAACATCAAACCTGATGAGAACAGCACAGCGTGTCTGATGGCAAACTTCGCCTTGCGGATTGGCGTTGAGCTCGGCGAGGTgtgtgagccccccccccccccaacacttaATTTTTGAGATAGAATGTAGCCActctgattttctttttgtcctttCTGCTTTAGAAGTATCAAGAGATGAACTTGGATCCCAACGGGACCACCGCGTCTGGATCGTGTGGCGTCAACACTAGTGAGCTGGTGTTGGTATCTAACACCTTGACTATCATGCTCACTTTCACCAATGTAAGTTCTCTTGCGGCATTGTCTGGTTTTGTGCCTCTTTGAGGCATCCTAGATTCACAAGGAAGCAACGGACTAAAGCTGTAAAGCAAAAGAGCCTTATGGACTATTTTTAACATGGAAATTAAGAACGACCTTTGGAATTACTTTACAATCATGAACGTGTGCAATGTTTTCAGGTAATTTAACAACTCGACATTACAAGTTACAGTTTATGGACGGTGTCCGTtacagagataaaaaaaatatatagtttcaTTTCAAATACCGTTTCTTATGTACACGTGTAgtagttctgtttttttttactctgtttTATTGTTCGGCGAACGTGGTCTTGCTGTAATAAGGCGATTTCCATTGGGTTTGTATTTCAATGTTTGAGTCCAAAAAGATTTTTGTAAAGACTTTTAATTTTTGATAATTGTAGTTTATTCGTTTTCATGTTATTGATGATGTTATTCTCTAAATGCATCTTCAGCTCTGGTTTTAGTTATTAGtgttggtgtacctaatggagtgtctgagcACTCTGTGTCAGTAGGATGTATTTTTATGGGGTATATGTGCGTTCTTGTCTTTGATCCGACTATTTTTTTCTGACAGGACACCAGAAAATTCCACCTACAGGCTGTGAATGTCACCGCTAACCTGAGTTCTGGTAAGCCAAGTCGTTTTGTTTTCCTCAAACGCATTGAACACATTCTCCAAGCAGGAGGAGGTTAATATCGTGTTGTCTGCTTTAAGGTGTGGTTTTCTCTGAGGCAAACAGTAGCTTGAGTCTGTGGGAAGCAGCGGTGGGCAGCTCGTACATGTGCAACAAGGAGCAGAACTACACCATCACCACCAAGCTCACCATCTTCACCTTCAACCTACAAGTGCAGCCTTTTGCTGTGAAGAAGGGTGTCTTCAGTACAGGTACTCTCTCTCACCTAACACTCGTTAAAGCAGCATTTACAAGTTGATTATTGTTCAAGTCTGCCGTTAATCTTTAACATGAGAAGCTCCCCATTCTGCTAGAAAACATAACCACTTCTAAATGTAtgggtttgttttttgttttgttttttagtgaGAAAATTCTTTTTTCGAACAACCTTTTTTGACACATTGCTGCTTGCGtgaagtgaaaacaaaaacagcagcagTAGCCGATCCACTTTACGCCATATATTGAACAGTCAagcttaaagaaaaaaaaaagtgaacataTACAAAGAGCTAGAGTAAGCATAGATCCAGATATTCACACTAAAGATAACCCAAAAGACCATCTCAAGacacctccgcctcctcctccattaTAGTGCCATGACACATTGCGGCTGTCACTTGGGGGCAAAAATTGGAATTGTTACTTGATCGTTGCAATGTAATTCCAGCCTTGGTGTTCTGTGACCAAGGGGAAGTCTGTTCACTTTCATTAACGATACAAGCAGAAATGAGgatcaaaacaaaaattgtaCCTTCTGCTTCTTGGGAAAGCATTTATAGCTTGTAGAGAGCATGATGAGTTAAGTAGAAACAGGGCAGAAATGTGTGGTTGACTGCCTTTCTTTTCATCTGCAGCCCATGAGTGTCCATTGGACGACACCAGCATCTTAATCCCAATCATTGTCGGCGCTGCTCTGGCTGGCTTGATTCTCATTGTAGTGATCGCATACGTGATTGGTCGGAGAAAGACCTATGTTGGATATCAGACGCTTTGAGAAGCCACTTTGCAAATCAGTCACAAAATATGACAGAGGGTCCCCCCAAGCCTGGTCCTTGTATTCATGTGCAACAAACTTGATTGGCTCTTGACAATTCAAACCCTTTTCATTGAAATCAGAAATGTGCAAAGTTGTTTTGAGGGTTAAACATGCACACTGAGCATTTCTGAGAGTTTGCTGAGACAATAATGTGGTAGTTTTTCTTCAAGGACCAAACTTGTCTGTtccctgtgttttgtttttctgttttccatttttttgtttttgtgaatgAGCAAATGCAAAGTTGTTTAGCCCCGTTCAATACAAAACATACAACTCtatgtatattatataaaatcaataaaaatagcCTTCCACTGCCTTTTCAATTTCTATATTAGAAGTCATTTTGTTTCCTTTGGTCAATTTGGGGGTGACATTCTGAAAAGGTTTTCCCCAATATTGAACTTTATTGAGATGCACCTGTGTAATGCAATTTAGCAATGCTGCGGGACTATATTCAGCTCACCGTGACAATTTTGCATTTGCTCTGCCGACACTCCATGTTTTCTTGATTTCATCGCTTGCACATTTCTTACTTttactttgatttattttcatttgtatttttcattcCAATCATCCAGGGGTGGGGAACCTATGCCATGTGGTCTGTATATTGCCTGCCatgaaattccacaaacaaatccTCAGAGGAACTGTTGGAgaaaaaaagcttcaaatcATAAGTAATTAATTTCAGAAAGGTTCCCCACCCCTACTttgatttatttcattgatgcaGAATATTTTCTCAGGAGTCAGATGCAAACCCTTCACCTAAGTGCAGAAAATGAAGTTAGTTTAGTGAAGGCGCGCTCCACTTGGATCGCATAGAAAAGAAGCTTTAGCCAATGTTTGCCCCCGCAGAGCGGGAAAAAACATTAGATTACACAATTGTGAGAGACCTTTATATTCTCAGACCAAGAAAGAGGTTAGAATGTGTCAAGCGTTTTCTGCTCAAAGGGTTTGTCACACTTGGCACGAGTCAGAGAAATCAATCGAAAGAGTCTTTTCTGCCGTAATTGTTTGTGACATTAGGTGAAAAGGGATGGTATTGTTTCATTTGAGGATGTTTGAATGCACTAAAATGCTCTTTTACGTCTATTTGTGTTTGGAAATCGTTACCTGATTATTATGTATTGTGATCCAGGCTCTGAAGGCTGCAGGGGCCCCAAAATGAATGTGTAACACAGTCATGTGTTATTGGTGGTCTCGGAATAATCTGAGCAGGAGGTACAGATAGACAGAAGCTTTCCATGGCCGCCTTGTTGGGCCATAATGGTGTGAAAGGTGCTCAGCGCCACCCTCACCTTGACTTTGTGTGATGTTTAGTTTTTCCCCCAACTTGCACCGCAGCCAGCTCAGAGCCTCAGGATAACAGTACTGTGTTTTAGTTCTTTTTCTATTGTGACGATAACAAGCCAGTGTAGTGTGACTCATTTATGCGGAGGAGAATTAGGGCCTTgctgaaaagaaaatacaagaaTAAAGTCGCCAAAAAAGCTGTAAcagtgacagtttttttttttaaagcagagtCGTAAAGTGATGACTACAACTGAAAAGTTGGGTTCCGGTTGAACAAAAAGTTAAAATATTTTGAGAAAGTTTTAATAGTCCATATTTTAAAAGTCATAAAGCCTTAAGCCGTATAGtatggaaaacaaacatcattttttggggggggtcagATCGCAATTATTTTCATTAGTTTGTGGTATCACATTACTTTTGCCCCTGCATTATAACTTAATGTTCATATAATTACATGTTTCTCCTCAGAGAATTATGACTTCTCAAAAATTATTCACTCTTATTCCAACTTTCATCTTAAGTTAACTTTGGGTCAAAGCTAAAACTTCTCCTCATAGTATCACGAACACTCATTCATTGCTGTCTCCTAGTATTACGTCTTTTTGCCATTTGTTGTTAAATTGCAGTTTCCCCCTCATAGTGATactactacccccccccccccacacacacacacgtatattatAAATAGTTACAGATTTCGCCGTAATTCGTTAACTATATTCTAATTGGATTTAAATCTTTTCAGCATGGCCCAAATACGGCTTTGTATGTTCCGACTAAAGGAgcaattgtttgtttgttttttgttttgtttaatttgCACCGTAACTTTGCTTCTCCCAgggttgtgtgtgagtgtttaaACAGTTGCAGTGTTGTTACTCTCAGCTTTATGCCATAGAGAATAGTGCCTTGCTCAGTGCAAGCATTGGCTT
Encoded here:
- the LOC133149799 gene encoding lysosome-associated membrane glycoprotein 2-like isoform X3, whose amino-acid sequence is MDCDTFRLTVCTYWGYSVTVDSLSTEAPLLFVCKQLKSRFFIIHLLLLPSDTLSVDVRPQITDVSMDTCYSCMSEETIRSDSVNQTLWNVLIQAFISNGTQSKNLTTCSADLPTTPTASPTTVAPVTNTTTSMPTPPTTPAPTLPTPTTGRFNIKPDENSTACLMANFALRIGVELGEKYQEMNLDPNGTTASGSCGVNTSELVLVSNTLTIMLTFTNDTRKFHLQAVNVTANLSSGVVFSEANSSLSLWEAAVGSSYMCNKEQNYTITTKLTIFTFNLQVQPFAVKKGVFSTAHECPLDDTSILIPIIVGAALAGLILIVVIAYVIGRRKTYVGYQTL
- the LOC133149799 gene encoding lysosome-associated membrane glycoprotein 2-like isoform X2, which produces MDCDTFRLTVCTYWGYSVTVDSLSTEAPLLFVCKQLKSRFFIIHLLLLPSDTLSVDVRPQITDVSMDTCYSCMSEETIRSDSVNQTLWNVLIQAFISNGTQSKNLTTCSADLPTTPTASPTTVAPVTNTTTSMPTPPTTPAPTLPTPTTGRFNIKPDENSTACLMANFALRIGVELGEKYQEMNLDPNGTTASGSCGVNTSELVLVSNTLTIMLTFTNDTRKFHLQAVNVTANLSSGVVFSEANSSLSLWEAAVGSSYMCNKEQNYTITTKLTIFTFNLQVQPFAVKKGVFSTAEECFLDSDLSFLVPIAVGVALSFLIVLVLLSYLIGRRKSRTGYQSV
- the LOC133149799 gene encoding lysosome-associated membrane glycoprotein 2-like isoform X1; this translates as MDCDTFRLTVCTYWGYSVTVDSLSTEAPLLFVCKQLKSRFFIIHLLLLPSDTLSVDVRPQITDVSMDTCYSCMSEETIRSDSVNQTLWNVLIQAFISNGTQSKNLTTCSADLPTTPTASPTTVAPVTNTTTSMPTPPTTPAPTLPTPTTGRFNIKPDENSTACLMANFALRIGVELGEKYQEMNLDPNGTTASGSCGVNTSELVLVSNTLTIMLTFTNDTRKFHLQAVNVTANLSSGVVFSEANSSLSLWEAAVGSSYMCNKEQNYTITTKLTIFTFNLQVQPFAVKKGVFSTAEECQTDSESFIVPIAVGVALLVLILIVLLAYFIGRKRNMASGYESF